A window of Natrinema sp. HArc-T2 genomic DNA:
CGAGACCTTTATAACAAGTGCCGTCCTCGCCAGTCTCTGCGCGGTTGGATTCCCATTTGCTCACTCGAACCTTCTAATCTACGTCGTTCTCTTCGGGTTTGGTATCGCCCTTGGGCCCCTCGCCTCGCTTTGGTCACCGATTATCCTCACTCGCTTTGGTTCCGAGAATGCGACTGCGACGGTCGGCTTGATCAATATGACCGTGGCTGGCTCTGCGTTCCTTACACCGCTCATTGTAAACGCGCTACATCACGTGACCGGCGGATCCGTTCTTCCTCTCATCCTGCTGGGTGCCATCACTATTTTCGGGGCAACCCTTTTCCACTGGGGTACGAATCCGGCAAGTGGTAATTTTAA
This region includes:
- a CDS encoding MFS transporter; this translates as LRFLSTAIGFALAFGWYYVLSAHLVEILTANGIDVTIAAAGLSIIGGVSVFTRVGGGIIGDRVGQRETFITSAVLASLCAVGFPFAHSNLLIYVVLFGFGIALGPLASLWSPIILTRFGSENATATVGLINMTVAGSAFLTPLIVNALHHVTGGSVLPLILLGAITIFGATLFHWGTNPASGNFN